The following proteins are encoded in a genomic region of Inquilinus sp. KBS0705:
- a CDS encoding glycosyltransferase family 2 protein translates to MNMIVSVIVPTYKRPQLLTNCLKALLLQKFDKHEYEIIVVSDGPDAETKKILDTLCCYNYPLIRFIQMPIKKGPAAARNYGWLNARGNIIAFTDDDCLPDAYWLKEIIANCNPDEDVAITGQVKVPISKNPTDYELNTQHLQTADFITANCACTKNALIKAGGFDEQFSMAWREDSDLEFKFINNNIPIKKVESALVTHPVRKSSWGVSIKEQKKTMYNALLYKKHPTLYRKKIKSKSPVFYYLIIAGFTLMITGLLIGHYPLALTGLTAWTCLTAFFIAKRLYATQHTITHITEMVVTSLVIPFVSVFWQWYGAVKYRVLFI, encoded by the coding sequence ATGAATATGATAGTATCTGTAATTGTACCTACCTATAAGCGGCCGCAGCTGCTAACCAATTGCCTGAAGGCACTGTTACTGCAAAAATTTGACAAGCATGAGTATGAGATAATAGTTGTGAGTGATGGCCCCGACGCCGAAACCAAAAAAATACTTGATACGCTTTGCTGTTACAATTATCCTTTAATACGGTTTATACAAATGCCTATAAAAAAAGGGCCGGCAGCAGCGCGCAATTACGGGTGGCTAAATGCACGGGGTAACATTATTGCTTTTACAGACGATGATTGCCTTCCGGATGCTTACTGGCTTAAAGAAATTATTGCCAATTGTAATCCTGATGAAGATGTTGCGATTACGGGACAAGTAAAAGTGCCAATCAGCAAGAATCCTACAGATTACGAGCTTAATACGCAGCACCTGCAAACAGCCGATTTTATCACTGCCAATTGCGCCTGCACTAAAAATGCCCTTATTAAAGCAGGCGGATTCGACGAACAATTTAGCATGGCCTGGCGCGAAGACAGCGACCTTGAGTTTAAATTTATTAATAACAACATCCCTATAAAAAAAGTTGAAAGCGCATTGGTAACCCATCCTGTACGCAAATCGAGCTGGGGCGTTAGTATTAAGGAGCAAAAGAAAACCATGTATAACGCTTTGCTTTACAAAAAGCATCCTACCCTTTACCGTAAAAAAATCAAATCAAAGTCGCCGGTATTTTACTACCTGATCATTGCGGGTTTTACGTTAATGATAACCGGGCTACTAATCGGCCATTACCCATTAGCCTTAACGGGTTTAACCGCATGGACATGCTTAACCGCTTTTTTTATTGCTAAGCGACTATATGCTACGCAACATACAATAACCCACATCACCGAAATGGTTGTCACCTCGCTTGTAATTCCTTTTGTATCGGTATTTTGGCAATGGTATGGTGCGGTAAAATACAGGGTATTATTTATCTAA
- the map gene encoding type I methionyl aminopeptidase — translation MSITTESEKNGMQQASDAVAITLKKMREFAKPGISTKELDEYGGELLAQLGARSAPALTYNFPGYTCISVNNEAAHGIPSTDKILKEGDLVNIDVSAELNGYWADNGGSFVLGEDVYGHGRLVQASKDILKKAISNIKGGVRVSEIGKLIETEARKAGYTVVKNLTGHGIGRSLHEEPHEIANYCDRYNTTRFKKNSVVAIETFISTRSTIAETQADGWTLTGNKGGFVAQHEHTIMVTGGQPVIFTAQNGIWE, via the coding sequence ATGTCTATAACTACCGAAAGCGAAAAAAATGGAATGCAGCAGGCAAGTGATGCCGTTGCCATCACGCTAAAAAAGATGCGTGAGTTTGCCAAGCCGGGCATTTCAACAAAAGAACTTGATGAATACGGCGGCGAATTACTGGCACAGTTAGGAGCGCGGTCTGCACCTGCGTTAACTTATAACTTCCCCGGGTATACATGCATTAGCGTTAACAACGAGGCAGCGCATGGTATACCATCCACCGATAAGATTTTAAAAGAGGGTGACCTGGTAAATATTGATGTGTCTGCCGAGCTAAATGGCTACTGGGCCGATAATGGCGGCTCTTTTGTATTGGGCGAAGATGTTTATGGGCATGGCAGATTGGTTCAAGCGTCAAAGGATATATTAAAAAAAGCCATCAGCAATATTAAAGGTGGTGTACGGGTATCAGAGATAGGTAAGTTAATAGAAACTGAGGCCAGGAAGGCTGGCTATACTGTAGTAAAAAACCTAACCGGGCATGGCATAGGCCGCAGCTTACACGAAGAGCCCCACGAAATAGCAAATTATTGCGACAGATATAACACCACGCGTTTTAAAAAGAATTCGGTGGTAGCCATAGAGACTTTCATTTCTACGCGATCAACAATAGCAGAAACGCAGGCTGATGGCTGGACATTAACCGGAAATAAAGGTGGTTTTGTTGCCCAGCACGAGCATACCATTATGGTAACCGGTGGCCAACCTGTAATATTTACAGCCCAAAACGGCATTTGGGAATAA
- a CDS encoding glycosyltransferase family 9 protein yields the protein MHWQDCKNILCIRPDNMGDLIMTGPAIRALKESFGAKITVLTSSMAKGIVKHLPGIDDAIIFDLPWVKAADEPGVESFDEVVSVIKERHFDATIIFTVYSQNPLPTAMLAYLAGIPKILAYCRENPYHLITDWVPDKEPYDHIEHQVKRDLDLVATIGAFTNNNKLLLTVDDNLWQSVVEKLIVASVNINKPWLILHAGVSEKKREYPLDNWVQTAKMLIKEKGFQVLLTGSLAEKYLTDKLEQLIGQGSIDLGGKFNLDEYICLVKHAPIMLSVNTGTVHIAAAVDTPVVVLYAQTNPQHTPWQVANKVLNFPVPHHLCSKNEIINYVNNKLYNQPITMPAANDIIDAVTSLLNLPNSPVQPSPGIPSENRVIAAS from the coding sequence ATGCATTGGCAGGATTGTAAAAATATACTCTGCATTCGCCCGGACAATATGGGCGACCTGATCATGACGGGCCCTGCCATACGGGCTTTAAAAGAAAGTTTTGGCGCCAAAATAACTGTGCTTACCTCATCAATGGCAAAGGGCATTGTTAAGCATCTACCGGGCATTGATGATGCTATTATATTCGACCTGCCCTGGGTTAAAGCTGCAGATGAACCTGGTGTGGAAAGTTTTGACGAGGTAGTTTCTGTTATAAAAGAACGGCATTTTGATGCCACAATTATCTTTACAGTTTATAGTCAAAACCCCTTACCCACAGCTATGCTGGCTTATTTGGCTGGTATACCTAAAATATTGGCTTATTGCCGCGAAAACCCTTATCATTTAATAACAGATTGGGTGCCTGATAAAGAACCATACGATCATATTGAGCATCAGGTAAAACGCGACCTGGACTTGGTTGCAACTATCGGTGCTTTTACAAACAATAATAAACTATTGCTAACTGTTGACGACAATTTGTGGCAGTCTGTTGTTGAAAAGCTGATTGTTGCCAGTGTTAATATTAATAAACCATGGCTTATTTTACATGCCGGTGTAAGCGAAAAAAAGCGCGAATATCCTTTAGATAATTGGGTACAAACAGCAAAAATGCTGATCAAAGAGAAGGGTTTTCAAGTACTTTTAACAGGTTCGCTGGCAGAGAAATATCTTACTGATAAGCTTGAGCAGTTAATAGGCCAGGGTAGTATAGATTTAGGCGGCAAGTTTAATTTGGATGAATACATTTGTTTGGTAAAGCATGCCCCAATTATGCTATCTGTAAATACAGGTACGGTACATATAGCCGCGGCTGTCGATACACCGGTAGTTGTTTTATATGCTCAAACTAACCCCCAACACACACCCTGGCAAGTGGCAAATAAGGTATTGAACTTCCCGGTTCCCCATCATCTGTGCAGTAAAAATGAGATTATAAATTATGTAAATAATAAGTTATATAACCAGCCAATAACTATGCCTGCTGCTAATGATATTATTGATGCGGTAACAAGCCTGCTTAACTTGCCAAACTCACCAGTTCAACCGTCTCCCGGAATACCGAGTGAAAATCGGGTGATTGCAGCCAGTTAA
- a CDS encoding glycosyltransferase family 4 protein translates to MQNKLKIFTWHVHGSYLYYLSQGNYDIYIPITPQKTEGYYGRGETFPFGDNVIEVPAQDVRNHQFDCILFQTNQNYTKDQFEILSDEQRNLPKIYLEHDPPRQHPTDTKHLIDDPDIILVHVTHFNKLMWDSNRTPTRVIEHGVTMPKTAYSGNLDKGIVVINNLPTRGRLLGLDVFLEARQQVKLDLVGMGTGELGLGEVLHPLLPEFQSQYRFFFNPIRYTSLGLAICEAMMMGLPVVGLATTELSSVIDNGYSGFIHTDINYLIGKMHLLIADRELAREIGANGRDVAMQRFNIDRFVNDWERLFNEVANTKNKILYQPDSYHEISK, encoded by the coding sequence ATGCAAAACAAACTCAAAATTTTTACATGGCACGTTCATGGTAGTTACCTGTACTACCTGTCGCAAGGGAACTACGATATCTATATCCCTATAACACCACAAAAAACAGAAGGTTATTACGGGCGGGGCGAAACCTTTCCCTTTGGAGATAATGTAATTGAGGTGCCTGCACAAGATGTGCGTAATCATCAATTTGACTGTATCCTTTTTCAAACTAATCAAAATTATACCAAAGATCAGTTTGAGATATTATCTGACGAACAGCGCAACCTGCCAAAGATATATTTAGAGCATGACCCCCCACGTCAGCACCCTACAGATACCAAACACCTTATTGACGACCCTGACATAATTTTGGTGCATGTAACCCACTTTAATAAATTAATGTGGGATAGTAACCGTACACCAACGCGCGTAATAGAGCATGGCGTAACCATGCCTAAAACAGCCTACTCGGGCAATTTAGATAAGGGTATAGTAGTGATAAATAATTTACCCACCCGCGGTCGTTTATTGGGGCTTGATGTATTCCTTGAAGCACGGCAACAGGTAAAACTTGACCTTGTAGGCATGGGTACCGGCGAATTGGGGCTTGGCGAGGTGTTGCATCCACTACTGCCCGAATTTCAGAGCCAATACCGTTTCTTTTTTAACCCTATAAGGTATACCAGCTTGGGTTTAGCCATTTGCGAAGCCATGATGATGGGCCTGCCGGTAGTTGGCTTAGCCACAACAGAACTTTCTTCTGTAATTGATAATGGCTACTCAGGTTTTATTCATACGGATATCAATTACCTGATCGGGAAAATGCACCTCTTAATTGCCGACCGCGAGTTAGCAAGGGAGATTGGCGCTAATGGCCGGGACGTAGCCATGCAACGCTTTAATATCGACCGGTTTGTTAACGACTGGGAGCGGTTGTTCAATGAAGTTGCGAATACAAAAAACAAGATCTTATATCAGCCTGACTCATACCATGAAATATCAAAATAA
- a CDS encoding glycosyltransferase family 9 protein, with amino-acid sequence MKLPPSEIKKIAIFRSLQLGDMLCAIPAIRALRHAYPDAEIILIGLPWAKSFTERFANYFNGFVQFAGYPGLPEQPFNPEAFTTFLSAVQKEKFDLAIQMQGNGSIINPMIELLGAKYVAGYTFEGHYAPDNDLFMPYPDYGHEIDRHLLLMGFLGIEAQGVELEYPLTTADYDSLEQLKLDIEPKKYICIHPGSRGGWRQWPVQYFASLSDYCIEQGFKAVLTGTNDEATIINDVIKHMRYTPINAAGKTSMGAIGALIQNAAMLISNCTGVSHIASAFKTPSIVISMDGEPQRWGPLDKRVHRTINWLQSPDFHSVFRETVELVSLAS; translated from the coding sequence ATGAAACTCCCCCCCTCCGAAATTAAAAAGATAGCCATATTCAGGTCATTGCAATTAGGTGATATGCTTTGTGCCATACCGGCTATAAGGGCATTGCGCCATGCGTATCCAGACGCTGAAATTATATTGATAGGGCTGCCATGGGCAAAATCGTTTACAGAGCGGTTTGCCAATTACTTTAACGGCTTTGTTCAGTTTGCAGGATATCCCGGCTTACCCGAGCAACCTTTTAACCCTGAAGCATTTACCACATTCTTATCGGCAGTACAAAAAGAGAAATTTGACCTGGCTATACAAATGCAGGGCAACGGATCAATAATTAACCCGATGATAGAGCTTTTGGGAGCCAAATATGTAGCGGGATATACTTTTGAAGGCCACTACGCCCCTGATAATGATTTATTTATGCCCTATCCTGACTATGGACATGAGATAGACAGGCATTTATTGTTGATGGGATTTTTGGGTATTGAAGCGCAAGGTGTTGAGCTGGAATATCCTTTAACTACTGCCGATTACGATTCGCTTGAACAATTAAAACTTGATATTGAGCCTAAAAAATACATTTGCATACACCCCGGTTCACGCGGTGGATGGCGCCAATGGCCGGTACAGTACTTTGCCTCGCTGTCCGACTACTGTATTGAACAAGGCTTTAAGGCTGTGCTAACGGGAACCAACGATGAGGCTACTATAATAAACGATGTGATCAAACACATGCGCTACACGCCCATTAACGCGGCCGGTAAAACCTCTATGGGTGCTATTGGGGCTTTAATTCAAAACGCTGCAATGCTGATTTCTAATTGCACCGGGGTATCACACATTGCGTCGGCATTTAAAACGCCAAGCATTGTAATTAGTATGGATGGAGAGCCGCAGCGATGGGGGCCTCTTGATAAACGCGTACATCGTACCATTAACTGGCTGCAATCACCCGATTTTCACTCGGTATTCCGGGAGACGGTTGAACTGGTGAGTTTGGCAAGTTAA
- a CDS encoding carbamoyltransferase encodes MYTLGINAVFHDSAACIIKDGILLAATEEERFTHFKHGKRPVPFSTWELPFHAIDYCLKVAGIHINDVDHIAYSFDPYLLIGEQYRGKPTIEIPFEESQSQLNNEYKNPWEPLFLSSIINAPGQLRDGYPHHLQQRFLGCNIQRDRWHFVEHHVSHAASAFNCSPFESAAVITVDGRGELATTTYNIGNGQQLSRIGQVNMPHSLGLLYEDVTTHLGFLHSSDEYKVMALASYGKPEFVKDFREIVQIGSNGQYTINNQNLTERFGPKRLRHEDFTAFHFNIAHSMQLVLEESMLELTGWLQKETREDDLCMAGGVALNCVANARIRDRGAFKNIWVQPASGDDGTALGAALQVDAEQRKSNTKTFVMDHCYWGPEYTDEEIERYLKLWKVPYRKLTNIAEETADILIQDKIIGWYQGRMEFGPRALGSRSILASPINPAMQARLNEVKDREDFRPVAPVVLEEEAGEWFENASYSPFMLFIYDVKADKADKIPAVRHTDGTARIQTINQRQHKNYYDLLKAFHRKTGVPVLVNTSFNTLGKPIVCTPRDAVECFWSSPFDALVIGSFVIEK; translated from the coding sequence ATGTACACATTAGGGATTAACGCCGTATTTCACGATTCGGCAGCTTGTATTATTAAGGATGGTATACTACTTGCCGCTACCGAAGAAGAACGTTTTACACACTTTAAACATGGCAAACGCCCGGTGCCATTCTCTACCTGGGAGTTACCCTTCCACGCTATAGACTACTGCCTTAAAGTAGCCGGAATACACATAAACGACGTTGACCATATCGCTTACTCCTTTGACCCTTACCTACTTATAGGCGAGCAATACAGGGGTAAACCAACCATTGAGATTCCCTTCGAAGAAAGCCAATCACAACTAAACAACGAGTATAAAAACCCCTGGGAGCCTTTGTTCTTATCATCCATAATAAATGCCCCCGGGCAGCTAAGAGATGGCTACCCCCACCACTTGCAGCAACGCTTTCTGGGCTGCAATATACAGCGCGATAGATGGCATTTTGTAGAGCACCATGTGTCGCATGCGGCCAGTGCGTTCAACTGTTCGCCCTTTGAAAGCGCCGCCGTAATAACGGTTGATGGTCGCGGCGAATTGGCTACAACTACCTATAATATCGGCAACGGGCAGCAGCTAAGCAGGATAGGGCAGGTAAATATGCCTCATTCCTTAGGGTTGCTATATGAGGATGTTACCACACACTTAGGCTTTCTGCACTCGTCAGACGAATACAAGGTAATGGCCCTGGCATCATACGGCAAGCCGGAGTTTGTTAAGGACTTTAGGGAGATAGTGCAAATAGGCAGCAACGGGCAGTACACTATCAATAACCAAAACCTTACGGAGCGTTTTGGCCCTAAACGGCTTCGTCATGAAGACTTTACCGCTTTTCATTTCAATATAGCGCACTCTATGCAGCTGGTGTTGGAAGAGAGCATGCTTGAACTAACCGGCTGGCTGCAAAAAGAAACCCGTGAAGACGACTTATGCATGGCAGGCGGTGTAGCCCTTAACTGCGTGGCTAATGCCCGCATACGCGACAGGGGAGCGTTTAAAAACATATGGGTGCAACCAGCCTCGGGCGATGATGGTACCGCATTGGGTGCAGCCCTGCAAGTAGATGCTGAACAGCGTAAAAGCAACACCAAAACATTTGTAATGGACCACTGCTATTGGGGGCCTGAATATACCGACGAGGAGATAGAAAGGTATTTGAAGCTTTGGAAAGTACCCTATCGTAAGCTAACCAACATCGCCGAAGAAACCGCCGATATCTTAATACAGGATAAGATAATAGGCTGGTACCAGGGCCGTATGGAATTTGGCCCGAGGGCATTAGGTAGCCGCTCTATATTAGCATCGCCAATTAACCCCGCCATGCAGGCCCGGTTGAACGAGGTAAAGGACAGAGAAGACTTTAGGCCGGTGGCCCCGGTAGTATTGGAAGAAGAGGCCGGCGAATGGTTCGAAAACGCCTCCTATTCGCCTTTTATGCTGTTTATTTACGATGTAAAGGCAGATAAAGCTGACAAGATACCGGCCGTAAGGCACACAGATGGCACTGCCCGCATCCAAACAATTAACCAGCGCCAGCATAAAAACTATTACGACCTGTTAAAGGCCTTTCATCGTAAAACAGGGGTACCGGTATTGGTAAACACATCTTTTAACACTTTGGGCAAACCCATTGTATGCACACCAAGGGATGCCGTTGAATGCTTTTGGTCGTCGCCGTTTGATGCCTTGGTAATTGGGTCATTTGTTATTGAGAAATGA
- a CDS encoding glycosyltransferase family 1 protein, translating to MKYQNKRIAFISEHASPLAILGGVDTGGQNVYVAQLAKHLAARGLYVDVFTRKDNQELEDVINWVPGVRVINVTAGPATNVIKEDLLQYMDEFKSNMVAFIINEQMHYSLIHANFFMSAYVAMGIKQELDIPFVVTFHALGHVRKIHQPEEDKFPAERLLIEEQTIQQADHIIAECPQDMDDLVQYYNASKSKVSIIPCGFSPKEFYPVGKVTARKTLGLPLNERIILQLGRMVPRKGVDNVIRAISILKNEKKPVKLLIVGGESENLTEESCPEFARLMRIAREHNVVDSIIFTGRKDRPLLKYYYSAADLFITTPWYEPFGITPLEAMACGTPVIGANVGGIKYSVADGETGMLVDPHDPDTLAEKIDKIIEQDALLSRMGENAICRVNTYFTWAKVANKVSNLYNMLIPDVQIVQTATAGSRAA from the coding sequence ATGAAATATCAAAATAAAAGAATCGCTTTTATAAGCGAACATGCATCTCCCCTGGCAATACTGGGTGGGGTAGATACCGGCGGACAAAATGTGTATGTAGCGCAATTAGCTAAACATTTGGCTGCACGCGGGCTTTATGTTGACGTATTCACCCGTAAGGATAACCAGGAACTTGAAGATGTAATCAACTGGGTACCCGGCGTGCGGGTTATAAATGTAACTGCAGGCCCTGCAACAAATGTTATTAAAGAAGATCTGTTACAGTATATGGACGAATTTAAAAGTAACATGGTTGCCTTTATTATAAACGAGCAAATGCATTACTCTTTAATACACGCTAACTTTTTTATGTCGGCTTATGTGGCTATGGGTATTAAGCAGGAGCTGGATATACCTTTTGTGGTTACCTTTCATGCGCTTGGCCACGTACGCAAAATACACCAGCCCGAAGAAGATAAATTCCCGGCAGAGCGCCTTTTGATAGAGGAGCAGACCATACAACAAGCCGATCATATTATTGCAGAGTGCCCCCAGGATATGGACGACCTGGTACAATATTATAATGCTTCGAAAAGTAAGGTGAGTATAATACCATGCGGCTTTAGCCCTAAAGAGTTTTACCCGGTTGGCAAGGTAACCGCCCGCAAAACTTTGGGCCTGCCCTTGAACGAACGTATTATTTTGCAACTTGGCCGCATGGTGCCGCGCAAAGGGGTAGACAATGTGATACGCGCTATAAGCATCTTAAAAAACGAAAAAAAGCCTGTTAAGCTTTTAATAGTAGGTGGCGAAAGTGAAAATTTAACCGAAGAAAGCTGCCCTGAATTTGCAAGGTTAATGCGCATTGCACGCGAGCATAACGTGGTCGACTCCATCATTTTTACAGGTCGTAAAGATCGGCCTTTACTAAAGTATTATTATTCGGCTGCCGACTTGTTTATCACCACCCCATGGTACGAACCATTTGGCATAACGCCTTTAGAGGCAATGGCCTGTGGTACGCCGGTAATTGGCGCTAACGTAGGAGGCATTAAGTATAGTGTTGCCGATGGGGAAACGGGCATGTTGGTTGATCCGCATGACCCCGATACACTTGCCGAAAAAATTGATAAGATCATTGAACAGGATGCCTTACTAAGCCGTATGGGCGAAAATGCTATCTGTCGTGTAAATACATATTTTACCTGGGCAAAGGTGGCAAACAAGGTATCTAACTTATATAACATGCTGATACCTGATGTACAGATAGTCCAAACAGCAACCGCCGGATCACGAGCAGCATAA
- a CDS encoding HAD family hydrolase: protein MENKAIFLDKDGTLIFDIPYNVDPELITLQPNIIEGLKQLKEEGYLLIIVSNQSGVARGYFTEDKLLDVENKLWQLFTYNNLDLSGFYYCPHHPQGTVAGYNINCDCRKPAPGMLIKAAAEHQVDLGRSWMIGDILNDAEAGNRAGCKTVLIDNGNETEWLPGDYRSPTIACKTINEAAEQILKIDTHALAGL from the coding sequence ATGGAAAACAAGGCTATTTTTTTAGATAAGGATGGTACGCTGATCTTTGATATCCCTTATAATGTCGACCCTGAATTAATAACACTGCAGCCAAATATTATTGAGGGTTTAAAACAATTGAAAGAAGAGGGGTACTTGTTAATTATTGTTTCAAATCAATCGGGCGTAGCCAGAGGATATTTTACGGAAGACAAGTTGCTTGATGTAGAAAATAAACTCTGGCAGCTTTTTACTTACAATAATTTAGATCTGAGCGGTTTTTATTATTGTCCGCATCACCCTCAAGGGACAGTGGCCGGCTATAACATTAATTGCGATTGCCGTAAACCAGCGCCTGGCATGCTAATAAAAGCAGCCGCAGAACATCAAGTTGACCTTGGCAGATCGTGGATGATAGGTGATATTTTAAATGATGCAGAAGCAGGCAACAGGGCAGGCTGTAAAACAGTACTTATTGATAATGGCAACGAAACGGAATGGTTACCCGGAGATTACCGCAGCCCAACTATTGCCTGTAAAACCATTAATGAGGCTGCTGAGCAAATACTAAAGATAGATACCCATGCATTGGCAGGATTGTAA